In the genome of Andrena cerasifolii isolate SP2316 chromosome 5, iyAndCera1_principal, whole genome shotgun sequence, one region contains:
- the Nxt1 gene encoding NTF2-related export protein 1, with translation MEQDLKAKIDQACRTAEEFTKLYYETLDKRRYLMSRLYLDTATLIWNGNGIEGKDNIQKFWTDLPLSDHSVFTLDAQPITGPEVANQLTFLVKVGGQVKYDDKTSKQFNQSFLITAMGDKWKIVSDCFRIQEILENVN, from the exons ATGGAACAG GATTTGAAGGCAAAGATCGATCAAGCCTGCAGAACGGCTGAAGAATTTACAAAGCTTTATTACGAGACTTTGGACAAACGCAGATAT ctCATGTCAAGATTATACCTGGATACTGCAACTTTAATTTGGAACGGAAATGGTATCGAAGGCAAagataatatacaaaaattctGGACAGACCTGCCCCTTTCCGATCATTCTGTTTTCACTTTGGATGCTCAACCAATAACGG GTCCGGAGGTGGCGAATCAATTGACATTCCTTGTGAAAGTCGGAGGGCAAGTTAAATATGATGATAAAACATCGAAGCAATTCAACCAAAGCTTCCTAATCACAGCGATGGGAGATAAATGGAAGATTGTAAGCGACTGTTTTAGAATACAAGAAATACTAGAGAATGtgaattag
- the Rpl13a gene encoding ribosomal protein L13A, whose protein sequence is MTGFSNKPILIDGRGHLLGRLAAIIAKTILQGNKVIVVRSEQLNISGNFFRNKLKFMSFLRKRCNVNPARGPFHFRAPSKILWKTVRGMIPHKTQRGKDALRRLKVYEGCPPPYDRRKRVVVPGAMRVMCLKPGRKYCHVGRLSHEVGWKYKAVVRTLENKRRVRSILEVQKRNKLKKLTKQAGQTVDKATAPYTAIINNFGYN, encoded by the exons ATGACGGGCTTCAGTAATAAG CCAATATTAATTGATGGCCGTGGCCATTTACTTGGCCGCTTGGCAGCGATTATCGCCAAAACGATACTACAGGGCAACAAGGTAATTGTTGTCCGCAGCGAGCAACTCAACATTTCTGGTAACTTCTTCAG GAACAAGTTGAAGTTCATGTCATTTTTACGCAAGAGGTGTAATGTAAATCCAGCTCGTGGTCCTTTCCATTTCCGTGCCCCCAGTAAAATACTATGGAAGACAGTTCGTG GAATGATCCCACACAAAACACAGAGAGGGAAGGATGCTCTCAGAAGGTTGAAGGTTTACGAGGGATGTCCACCACCATACGACCGTAGGAAACGTGTTGTTGTGCCGGGTGCTATGAGAGTGATGTGTCTTAAACCTGGTAGGAAG tacTGTCACGTAGGTAGATTGTCTCATGAAGTGGGATGGAAATACAAGGCTGTGGTACGCACATTGGAGAACAAGAGGCGCGTCAGATCGATCCTTGAGGTTCAAAAGAGAAACAAACTCAAG AAACTTACCAAGCAAGCTGGTCAAACTGTTGACAAAGCTACGGCACCATATAcagcaattattaataattttggatacaattaa
- the Polr2m gene encoding RNA polymerase II subunit M, with the protein MYQKQVINKIPGDLPAPSRKEHQGYIDDLEKKQKFELKELLERQNKILANKNFVSKLPDKGEKIKALRDKIEEVLEHRDAVEQAANLLSRLNLASEGKVAMNKLEWTGKYNEANRTVKVVELDSDDEEDPLKILAQPTGCGVHKKKIIHLPGEESLIKSEDLAEIESFKVEESTDIEHIKYIVHKVEKPPDEKDKKREPFKPYKTTKSNVHDPEKEKHRKQNQNWEVTAATPPLIVHGAAKVINLNESLKLQKDQAEKLQEIQAKHATERLAEQLGLHIVGPSLENMSGYRLPEEKDSSSSSTSEGEEENEIHDEEDNDKAGTVVFTVHT; encoded by the exons ATGTACCAAAAGCAAGTAATCAATAAAATCCCTGGTGATTTACCTGCGCCTTCCAGAAAAGAGCATCAAGGATACATCGATGATTTGGAGAAGAAACAGAAATTTGAATTAAAGGAATTATTAGAAAGACAAAATAAGATTCTTGCCAATAA aaattttgtGTCGAAGCTCCCAGACAAGGGTGAAAAGATTAAAGCACTGCGCGATAAAATAGAAGAAGTATTGGAGCATAGAGATGCGGTTGAGCAGGCAGCTAATCTTTTGTCAAGATTAAATCTGGCCTCTGAGGGTAAAGTTGCTATGAACAAGTTAGAATGGACAGGCAAATATAACGAGGCGAACAGAACAGTAAAAGTTGTCGAACTTGATAGCGATGATGAAGAAGATCCCTTGAAAATATTGGCGCAA CCTACAGGCTGTGGTGTCCACAAGAAGAAGATAATACATCTACCAGGCGAAgaaagtttaattaaatcagAGGACCTAGCGGAAATAGAATCATTTAAAGTGGAAGAGTCCACGGATATCGAGCACATTAAGTATATTGTCCATAAAGTAGAAAAACCTCCAGATGAAAAAGACAAGAAGAGAGAACCATTCAAACCGTATAAAACAACCAAATCTAATGTGCACGACCCAGAAAAGGAGAAGCACAGAAAGCAAAATCAAAATTGGGAAGTTACAGCAGCTACACCTCCGCTTATAGTTCATGGCGCAGCGAAGGTGATAAACTTGAATGAATCTCTTAAACTACAAAAGGATCAAGCCGAGAAGCTTCAGGAGATACAGGCTAAGCACGCGACGGAGAGATTAGCTGAACAACTCGGTCTACATATCGTTGGCCCTTCGCTAGAGAACATGAGTGGTTACCGTTTACCAGAGGAGAAAGACTCTAGTTCATCTTCTACTTCTGAAGGcgaagaagaaaatgaaatacACGATGAAGAAGATAACGATAAAGCAGGAACGGTTGTTTTTACTGTACATACATAG